One stretch of Streptomyces sp. NBC_01142 DNA includes these proteins:
- a CDS encoding aldehyde dehydrogenase (NADP(+)), with protein sequence MAAAPVWSVDPRTGNPREQVAVESTAEETDRAVRAAHAARPALADRSVRASLLRTAADLLDEAGEHVIEAADAETALGPTRLTGELARTTAQLRAFADVVDEGAYLDIHIDHEDGTRTPPWPDLRRYKIPLGVVAVYAAGNFPLAFSVPGGDTASALAAGCPVVVKAHPDHPATSELCVSVLRRAAHRVGLPEDVITLVHGFDAGVELVGHPLVAAAGFTGSVRGGRALFDAAAARPAPIPFHGELGSLNPVVVTEAAAGERAEQLGAGLAGSMTLGEGQFCTKPGFVLAPVGDAGDRLLKSLTAAVSETEPGVMLDHRMRGAFVEGVRKRAELPGVDAPITPGAGGEHTVSAGFLSVPARLLAAEGPHDLLLEECFGPVTVIARYASDAEITAVLGRLPGNLTATLHLSSGEASGEGRGAELLAELTPLAGRVLVGGWPTGVAVAPAQHHGGPYPATTSTSTSVGATAIERWLRPVTYQTTPAELLPPELRDDNPLGLPRRVDGRRETPGS encoded by the coding sequence GTGGCAGCAGCACCAGTCTGGAGCGTCGACCCCCGTACGGGGAACCCGCGTGAGCAGGTTGCGGTCGAGTCCACAGCCGAGGAGACCGACCGGGCCGTCCGTGCCGCGCACGCCGCCCGCCCCGCACTCGCCGACCGGAGTGTACGCGCGAGCCTGCTGCGTACCGCCGCCGATCTGCTCGACGAGGCGGGCGAGCACGTCATCGAAGCCGCCGACGCCGAGACCGCGCTCGGCCCCACCCGTCTCACCGGTGAACTCGCGCGCACCACCGCCCAGTTGCGTGCCTTCGCCGATGTCGTCGACGAGGGTGCCTACCTCGACATCCACATCGACCACGAGGACGGCACCCGCACCCCGCCGTGGCCCGATCTGCGCCGCTACAAGATCCCCCTGGGTGTCGTCGCCGTCTACGCCGCCGGCAACTTCCCGCTCGCCTTCTCCGTACCCGGCGGCGACACCGCCAGCGCCCTCGCGGCCGGCTGCCCGGTCGTCGTCAAGGCGCACCCCGACCACCCGGCCACCTCCGAGCTGTGCGTGTCCGTACTGCGCCGCGCAGCCCACCGCGTCGGCCTGCCCGAGGACGTCATCACCCTGGTCCACGGCTTCGATGCGGGCGTCGAGCTGGTCGGGCACCCGCTGGTCGCCGCGGCCGGCTTCACCGGTTCGGTACGCGGCGGGCGCGCGCTCTTCGACGCCGCGGCCGCCCGGCCCGCCCCCATCCCCTTCCATGGCGAACTCGGCTCCCTCAACCCCGTCGTCGTCACCGAGGCCGCCGCAGGGGAGCGCGCCGAGCAGCTCGGCGCCGGGCTTGCGGGCTCGATGACCCTGGGAGAAGGACAGTTCTGCACCAAGCCCGGTTTTGTCCTCGCTCCCGTGGGTGACGCCGGGGACCGGCTGCTGAAGTCCCTGACGGCCGCCGTCAGCGAGACCGAGCCGGGAGTGATGCTCGACCACCGGATGCGCGGCGCGTTCGTCGAGGGCGTACGGAAGCGGGCCGAACTGCCGGGAGTGGACGCCCCGATCACCCCTGGCGCGGGCGGCGAGCACACCGTGAGCGCCGGCTTCCTGTCCGTACCGGCACGGCTGCTGGCCGCCGAAGGACCGCACGACCTGCTGCTCGAGGAGTGCTTCGGCCCCGTCACGGTCATCGCGCGCTACGCATCCGACGCCGAGATCACCGCGGTCCTCGGCCGGCTCCCCGGCAATCTCACCGCCACCCTCCATCTCTCCTCGGGTGAGGCCTCGGGCGAGGGGCGGGGCGCCGAACTGCTCGCCGAACTCACCCCGCTCGCGGGCCGCGTCCTGGTCGGCGGCTGGCCGACCGGCGTCGCGGTCGCCCCCGCCCAGCACCACGGCGGCCCCTACCCGGCGACCACCTCCACCTCCACCTCGGTCGGCGCCACGGCGATCGAGCGCTGGCTGCGCCCGGTCACGTACCAGACCACTCCCGCGGAGCTCCTCCCGCCGGAACTGCGCGACGACAACCCGCTCGGACTGCCGCGCCGGGTGGACGGCCGCCGGGAAACTCCGGGAAGCTGA
- a CDS encoding IclR family transcriptional regulator encodes MSAADSGGAQVKSAVRTVELLEYFAGRPGMHSLAAVQEAVGYPKSSLYMLLRTLVELGWVETDATGTRYGIGVRALLVGTSYIDGDEVVAAARPTLDRLSDDTTETIHLARLDGTNVVYLATRQSQHYLRPFTRVGRRLPAHSTSLGKALLATHSDEQVRKMLPETLAPLTEHTITDREKLIEELRLVREQGYAVDREENTLGLRCFGIAIPYRTPARDAISCSVPVARLTPAHEQMIKDALFDARDRLTLATRRL; translated from the coding sequence ATGTCGGCTGCCGATTCCGGTGGGGCACAGGTCAAGTCCGCAGTACGGACGGTGGAATTGCTCGAGTATTTCGCCGGGCGACCCGGTATGCACTCACTCGCCGCGGTCCAGGAGGCCGTCGGCTATCCCAAGTCCAGCCTGTACATGCTGCTGCGCACCCTGGTCGAGCTCGGCTGGGTGGAGACGGACGCGACGGGCACGCGGTACGGCATCGGCGTACGCGCCCTGCTGGTGGGCACCTCCTACATCGACGGCGACGAGGTCGTCGCGGCCGCCCGCCCCACCCTGGACCGGCTCTCCGACGACACCACCGAGACCATCCACCTCGCCCGGCTCGACGGCACCAACGTCGTCTATCTCGCCACCCGCCAGTCGCAGCACTATCTGCGCCCCTTCACCCGCGTCGGCCGGCGGCTGCCCGCCCACTCCACCTCGTTGGGCAAGGCGCTGCTCGCCACCCACAGCGACGAGCAGGTGCGCAAGATGCTGCCGGAGACGCTGGCGCCGCTCACCGAGCACACCATCACCGACCGCGAGAAGCTCATCGAGGAGTTGCGTCTCGTCCGCGAGCAGGGCTACGCCGTGGACCGCGAGGAGAACACCCTGGGACTGCGCTGCTTCGGCATCGCGATCCCGTACCGCACCCCGGCCCGCGACGCGATCAGCTGCTCGGTGCCGGTGGCCAGACTCACCCCCGCCCATGAACAGATGATCAAGGACGCGCTCTTCGATGCCCGCGACCGGCTGACGCTCGCGACCCGGCGGCTCTGA
- a CDS encoding sensor histidine kinase gives MKALLGAGGRALFGARARLRWLHLILGGALLMPYWLVGTVAVGPLGGAQGMFSSVALQFGAYGIALPIAAATALFPLVRPLSVAAARALCGVPAERFADGAARSRAARLRTSAWYTLHLGLGALVSGASLALPPFAVTLIMLPFFDGLRDMMMLPEALDRPWATALFPLAGTAMLLALAGCAAAAGALLARQAPVLLGPTPSDRLAAAERRATELAERNRLARELHDSVGHALSAVTLQAGAARKVLDSDVEFVREALAAIEETTRRTVGELDSVLGLLRQDDHGASAVTTGPALDTLDGLLSRSGVQVSLTADGDLTAVPAAVSREAYRIVQEGLSNALRHAGASPVTLWIALRGEELEITMENPLPDRAPVVRPGGGRGVRGMSERAALLGGQAQAGPQAGPQTGLGAEPQTGLGAEPRSAVWRLSARLPLAGRR, from the coding sequence GTGAAGGCGCTGCTCGGGGCGGGCGGCCGGGCGCTGTTCGGGGCGCGGGCCAGGCTGCGCTGGCTCCATCTGATCCTGGGCGGCGCGCTGTTGATGCCGTACTGGCTCGTGGGGACGGTGGCCGTCGGCCCACTCGGCGGCGCGCAGGGCATGTTCAGCTCAGTGGCGCTTCAGTTCGGCGCATACGGCATCGCGCTCCCGATAGCCGCGGCCACCGCACTGTTCCCCCTGGTCAGGCCGCTGTCGGTGGCCGCGGCCCGGGCGCTGTGCGGGGTGCCGGCGGAGCGGTTCGCGGACGGGGCCGCGCGCTCGCGGGCCGCGCGGCTGCGGACATCGGCCTGGTACACACTCCACCTGGGGCTCGGCGCCCTGGTCAGCGGAGCCTCCCTCGCCCTTCCGCCGTTCGCGGTGACGCTGATCATGCTGCCCTTCTTCGACGGGCTGCGGGACATGATGATGCTCCCCGAAGCCCTCGACCGGCCCTGGGCAACGGCCCTTTTCCCACTCGCCGGGACGGCCATGCTGCTGGCACTCGCGGGGTGCGCCGCCGCGGCCGGTGCGCTGCTGGCCCGCCAGGCACCGGTACTGCTGGGGCCCACGCCCTCGGACCGGCTGGCCGCGGCCGAGCGGCGGGCCACGGAGCTGGCCGAGCGCAACCGCCTGGCCCGTGAGCTGCACGATTCGGTGGGCCATGCGCTGAGCGCCGTCACTCTTCAGGCGGGCGCGGCCCGCAAGGTCCTGGACAGCGATGTGGAGTTCGTACGGGAGGCGCTGGCCGCGATCGAGGAGACCACCCGGCGTACGGTGGGCGAACTCGACTCCGTACTGGGCCTGTTGCGTCAGGACGACCACGGCGCGTCGGCGGTCACCACCGGGCCGGCCCTGGACACCCTGGACGGTCTGCTGTCCCGCAGCGGTGTGCAGGTGTCGCTCACCGCCGACGGCGACCTGACGGCCGTCCCCGCGGCCGTCTCGCGCGAGGCGTACCGCATCGTCCAGGAGGGGCTGAGCAACGCCCTGCGCCACGCCGGGGCGTCCCCGGTGACCCTGTGGATCGCCCTTCGCGGCGAGGAGCTGGAGATCACGATGGAGAACCCGCTGCCCGACAGGGCCCCGGTGGTCCGCCCCGGGGGCGGCCGCGGAGTGCGCGGCATGAGCGAGCGGGCCGCGCTGCTCGGCGGGCAGGCGCAGGCAGGACCGCAGGCAGGACCGCAGACCGGCCTCGGCGCAGAACCGCAGACCGGTCTCGGCGCAGAACCGCGGAGTGCGGTGTGGCGGCTGTCCGCGCGGCTCCCCCTGGCGGGCCGCCGATGA
- a CDS encoding response regulator transcription factor yields the protein MSAIRVVLADDERMVRTALRVILDAEPDLEVVGEAATGAEAVSVVRGLRPDVVLMDVRMPEIDGIRATEQILGTMGEPPRIVVVTTFENDSYVYDALRAGAAGFLLKRAAAEDLVQAVRLVARSDSLLFPSAVRSLAAEYGRRQPEPLPPWAARLTEREAEVLRLMATGLTNAEIAGRMGVGPATTKTHVASVLAKTGARDRTQAVIAAYESGFVSPR from the coding sequence ATGAGCGCGATCCGGGTCGTCCTCGCCGACGACGAGCGGATGGTCCGTACGGCGCTGCGCGTCATCCTCGATGCCGAGCCCGACCTCGAGGTCGTCGGCGAGGCGGCGACCGGCGCCGAGGCGGTGTCGGTGGTGCGCGGGCTGCGCCCCGATGTGGTCCTGATGGATGTGCGCATGCCGGAGATCGACGGGATCCGGGCCACGGAGCAGATCCTGGGGACCATGGGCGAGCCCCCGCGGATCGTGGTGGTGACGACGTTCGAGAACGACTCCTATGTGTACGACGCGCTGCGCGCCGGAGCGGCGGGCTTTCTGCTCAAGCGCGCGGCGGCGGAGGATCTTGTCCAGGCCGTGCGGCTGGTGGCGCGCAGTGACTCGCTGCTCTTCCCGTCCGCGGTCCGTTCGCTGGCCGCCGAGTACGGCCGTCGGCAGCCGGAGCCTCTCCCGCCGTGGGCGGCCCGGCTGACCGAGCGCGAGGCGGAGGTGCTGCGGCTGATGGCGACAGGCCTGACGAACGCGGAGATCGCCGGGCGGATGGGCGTGGGACCTGCGACGACGAAGACCCATGTGGCGTCGGTTCTCGCCAAGACGGGCGCCCGGGACCGTACACAGGCGGTGATCGCGGCGTACGAGTCGGGGTTCGTCTCGCCGCGCTGA
- a CDS encoding penicillin-binding protein 2, translating into MNKTIRHASVFSLLLVLALLVRVTWVQAYEGRALADDEHNRRKVIAQYAQPLGDIVVAGSPVTGSKRTQGGDLSYKRTYTDGSLYSAVTGYSSQAYGATQIEGIYSKVLDGTDDRLKNPVDALTGKQQVPGEVLTTIDPEVQKAGYRALGDTKGAAVAMDPKTGKILGMVSTPSYDPSKISGTTDGDTWRKLLADQEKPLVNRALRQPLPPGSTFKLVVAAAALEDGLYGSADEGTESPNPYTLPGTSRVLENENTSAPCENATIRTALQYSCNNVFAKMAADLGQDKVKAMAEKFGFNDEEQDVPVRASESLYPSGMDNAQTALTGIGQFDVTATPMQMAMVSAAIANDGVMESPHMVSKVVDSDSNTLESYEDEESQRIVSSSTAEQLRSAMVTVVNEGTGSNARIDGAEVGGKTGTAQHGENNSKTPYAWFTSYAKDSSTGKEVAVAVIVEDSGAARSEVSGNGLAAPIAQKMMAAALG; encoded by the coding sequence ATGAACAAGACGATCAGGCACGCTTCGGTCTTCAGTCTGCTGCTGGTGCTCGCCCTGCTGGTGCGGGTGACCTGGGTCCAGGCGTACGAAGGCAGAGCTCTCGCGGACGACGAACACAACCGGCGGAAGGTCATCGCGCAGTATGCGCAGCCGCTCGGCGACATCGTCGTGGCCGGGTCACCGGTCACGGGATCGAAGAGGACGCAGGGCGGTGACCTCTCGTACAAACGCACCTACACCGACGGCTCGCTGTACTCGGCCGTCACCGGCTACAGCTCGCAGGCCTACGGAGCCACCCAGATCGAGGGCATTTACAGCAAGGTCCTCGACGGGACGGACGACCGGCTGAAGAACCCGGTCGACGCGCTCACCGGGAAGCAGCAGGTGCCGGGCGAGGTGCTCACCACCATCGACCCAGAGGTGCAGAAGGCCGGCTACCGGGCGCTCGGCGACACCAAGGGTGCCGCCGTGGCCATGGACCCGAAGACCGGGAAGATCCTGGGGATGGTCAGCACCCCCTCGTACGACCCGTCGAAGATCAGCGGGACGACGGACGGCGACACCTGGCGGAAGCTGCTGGCGGACCAGGAAAAGCCCCTGGTCAACCGGGCGCTGCGGCAGCCGCTGCCGCCCGGCTCGACCTTCAAGCTGGTGGTCGCGGCGGCGGCGCTGGAGGATGGTCTGTACGGGTCGGCGGACGAGGGGACCGAGAGCCCGAATCCGTACACCCTGCCCGGCACGAGCAGGGTCCTCGAGAACGAGAACACCTCCGCCCCCTGCGAGAACGCGACCATCCGCACGGCGCTGCAGTACTCCTGCAACAACGTCTTCGCGAAGATGGCCGCCGATCTGGGGCAGGACAAGGTGAAGGCGATGGCGGAGAAGTTCGGCTTCAACGACGAGGAGCAGGACGTACCGGTGCGGGCCTCGGAGAGCCTGTATCCGTCCGGCATGGACAACGCGCAGACGGCGCTGACGGGCATCGGCCAGTTCGATGTGACCGCGACCCCGATGCAGATGGCGATGGTCTCGGCTGCGATCGCCAACGACGGTGTCATGGAGTCGCCGCACATGGTCTCCAAGGTCGTGGACTCGGACAGCAACACCCTTGAGTCCTACGAGGACGAGGAGTCGCAGCGGATCGTCTCCTCCTCGACCGCCGAGCAGCTGCGGAGCGCCATGGTGACCGTCGTGAACGAGGGCACCGGGTCCAACGCCAGGATCGACGGGGCCGAGGTGGGCGGCAAGACGGGCACCGCCCAGCACGGCGAGAACAACAGCAAGACGCCGTACGCCTGGTTCACCTCGTACGCCAAGGACTCGTCCACCGGCAAGGAGGTGGCGGTGGCCGTGATCGTCGAGGACTCGGGCGCCGCGCGTTCGGAGGTCAGCGGCAACGGACTTGCCGCGCCGATCGCTCAGAAGATGATGGCGGCGGCCCTCGGGTGA
- a CDS encoding GNAT family N-acetyltransferase has translation MSHDSGIRDVRPEDREAIAALDDSFTTEYVYEVSAGDVGFGLRMVAVDPPLVKVFPAEEDEPDAACELVAVDTEGRVCGYAAADVETWNQRLVVRQVAIAPEHRGRGVGGALLRRLLAYGHRQGARTAWLETSSVNVPAVRAWRRMGFRLCGLDTTLYTGTASEGETALYMSRPVTG, from the coding sequence ATGAGCCATGATTCCGGCATCCGTGATGTCCGCCCCGAGGACCGGGAGGCCATCGCCGCTCTCGACGACTCCTTCACCACGGAGTACGTGTACGAAGTCTCCGCCGGAGACGTCGGGTTCGGGCTGCGTATGGTGGCCGTCGATCCGCCGCTGGTGAAGGTGTTCCCGGCCGAGGAGGACGAGCCCGACGCCGCCTGCGAGCTCGTCGCCGTCGACACCGAAGGGCGCGTGTGCGGGTACGCCGCCGCCGATGTCGAGACCTGGAACCAGCGGCTCGTCGTACGGCAGGTCGCCATCGCGCCGGAGCACCGCGGCCGCGGCGTCGGCGGCGCACTGCTGCGGCGGCTGCTGGCGTACGGGCACCGGCAAGGCGCCCGTACCGCCTGGCTGGAGACCTCGAGCGTCAATGTGCCGGCGGTTCGGGCGTGGCGGCGGATGGGATTCCGGCTCTGCGGGCTCGACACGACGCTCTATACCGGAACTGCCTCTGAGGGAGAGACGGCGCTCTACATGAGCAGGCCCGTCACCGGATGA
- a CDS encoding 5-dehydro-4-deoxyglucarate dehydratase: protein MTTVPLAARLARVQGPLFFPVTAYGPDGDLDLGTFRTHVRQGIDSGAAAVFACCGTGEFHALTPEEFGDCIAAAVAETGGEVPVVAGAGYGTALAVQYARIAEAAGADGLLAMPPYLVVADQAGLLRHYAALAAATPLDVIVYQRDNAVFTPETVVELAQVDGIIGLKDGHGDLALMQRIVSAVRRGLPGRDFLCFNGLPTAELTGLAYRGIGITLYSSAVFAFAPDIALAFHRALVTGDDKTVNRLLDGFFVPFVELRNLGRGYAVSLVKAGVRLEGLDVGEVRPPLSEPLPVHVKALAVLIERGRALLRDGVGIK from the coding sequence GTGACCACAGTCCCGCTCGCCGCCCGGCTCGCCCGGGTCCAAGGACCGCTGTTCTTCCCCGTCACCGCGTACGGACCGGACGGCGACCTCGACCTCGGCACCTTTCGCACCCATGTGCGACAGGGCATCGACTCCGGCGCGGCCGCGGTCTTCGCGTGCTGCGGCACGGGTGAGTTCCATGCCCTGACCCCCGAGGAGTTCGGCGACTGCATTGCCGCGGCGGTGGCGGAAACGGGGGGCGAGGTACCCGTCGTCGCCGGCGCGGGCTACGGCACCGCGCTCGCCGTCCAGTACGCCAGGATCGCCGAAGCGGCGGGGGCGGACGGGCTGCTCGCCATGCCGCCCTACCTCGTCGTCGCCGACCAGGCCGGGCTGCTGCGCCACTACGCCGCGCTCGCCGCCGCGACCCCCCTCGACGTCATCGTCTACCAGCGCGACAACGCGGTCTTCACCCCCGAGACCGTCGTGGAACTCGCCCAGGTCGACGGCATCATCGGCCTCAAGGACGGCCATGGCGACCTCGCACTGATGCAGCGCATCGTCAGCGCCGTCCGCCGCGGCCTTCCCGGCCGGGACTTCCTCTGCTTCAACGGGCTGCCCACCGCCGAACTCACCGGCCTCGCCTACCGCGGCATCGGCATCACCCTCTACTCCTCCGCCGTCTTCGCCTTCGCCCCCGACATCGCCCTCGCCTTCCACCGCGCGCTGGTCACCGGAGACGACAAGACCGTCAACCGGCTGCTGGACGGCTTCTTCGTGCCGTTCGTCGAACTGCGCAACCTCGGCCGCGGATACGCCGTCTCGCTCGTCAAGGCGGGAGTACGGCTCGAAGGACTCGACGTCGGCGAGGTGCGGCCGCCGCTGAGCGAACCCCTCCCCGTCCACGTCAAGGCGCTCGCGGTGCTCATCGAGCGGGGCCGGGCCCTGCTGCGGGACGGCGTCGGAATCAAGTAG
- a CDS encoding NAD(P)-dependent oxidoreductase: MPAPRTVLLTGAAGGIGTLMRGLLPAYGYALRLFDATPIEGVPEAVTADLADKEALREAVRGVDAVIHLAGISLEAPFEKILRANIEGTYNLYEAARKEGVGRIVFASSNHTAGFTPRPRGQAPLDPGALIPIDTPRRPDTLYGLSKCFGEDLAQLYWDLHGLETVSVRIGSCFMEPTSVRMLSLWMSPGDGARLFHAALTAEDVGHTVVYGSSANTRLWWDLSTARALGYEPQDDSEQYADKLVAEQGELDPDDPDHAHLGGHFCTNPPQWPY, from the coding sequence ATGCCCGCTCCCCGCACTGTCCTGCTCACAGGCGCCGCCGGCGGCATCGGCACGCTGATGCGGGGGCTGCTGCCCGCGTACGGCTACGCACTCCGCCTCTTCGACGCCACCCCCATCGAAGGCGTGCCGGAGGCGGTCACCGCCGACCTCGCCGACAAGGAGGCGCTGCGCGAGGCGGTACGGGGCGTCGACGCGGTCATCCATCTGGCGGGCATCTCGCTCGAAGCCCCCTTCGAGAAGATCCTGCGCGCGAACATCGAGGGGACGTACAACCTCTACGAGGCGGCCCGCAAAGAGGGCGTCGGACGCATCGTCTTCGCCTCGAGCAACCACACGGCCGGGTTCACCCCTCGCCCGCGCGGGCAGGCGCCCCTCGATCCCGGCGCGCTGATCCCCATCGACACCCCGCGCCGCCCCGACACCCTCTACGGCCTGTCCAAGTGCTTCGGCGAGGACCTGGCCCAGCTCTACTGGGACCTGCACGGCCTCGAGACCGTCTCCGTCCGCATCGGCTCCTGCTTCATGGAGCCGACGTCCGTACGGATGCTGTCTCTCTGGATGAGCCCCGGCGACGGCGCACGCCTGTTCCACGCCGCTCTCACCGCCGAGGACGTCGGCCACACCGTCGTCTACGGCTCCTCGGCCAACACGCGCCTGTGGTGGGACCTGTCGACCGCCCGCGCCCTCGGCTACGAGCCGCAGGACGACTCGGAGCAGTACGCCGACAAGCTCGTCGCGGAGCAGGGCGAACTCGACCCGGACGACCCGGACCACGCGCATCTGGGCGGCCACTTCTGCACCAACCCGCCCCAGTGGCCCTACTGA
- a CDS encoding TerD family protein, with amino-acid sequence MTAMTPGSNIPLSVARVAVDVAAPVRLDVSGLLLTADGKVRSDDDFIFYNQPAGPGVSYRSGGGSAPDAIVVDTSAVPPGIEKIVVTASPDTAGQTFQGIEPTATIRNADDGSALATFRPPQLGSETALVVVEIYLRNGAWKARAVGQGYANGLAGIATDFGVSVDEEPAAAPAPAVTPAPVAAPPAAPAAPPSDPRVAASAPPAPSAPPAAAAPGTGKINLDKGRVSLQKNQTVSLVKGGRPLLSQVKMGLGWEPAFRGKDIDLDASVIAYGPNRNHLDSCYFGKLSILNGAIKHSGDNLTGEGAGDDEVIVVDLGRLPADATGLVFTVNSFSGQKFTEVAKAYCRLIDAATGEELVRFDLTGAEPQTGVMMAKLVKQFSGEWDMTAMGDFVKSRTVRGMVKPAAKAL; translated from the coding sequence ATGACAGCTATGACCCCCGGCTCGAACATCCCTCTCTCCGTCGCCCGCGTGGCGGTGGACGTCGCCGCCCCGGTGCGGCTCGACGTATCGGGCCTGCTGCTCACCGCCGACGGCAAGGTGCGCTCCGACGACGACTTCATCTTCTACAACCAGCCGGCGGGCCCCGGTGTCAGCTACCGCTCCGGCGGTGGCAGTGCCCCCGACGCGATCGTGGTCGACACCTCCGCCGTTCCGCCCGGCATCGAGAAGATCGTCGTCACTGCGAGCCCGGACACCGCGGGACAGACCTTCCAGGGCATCGAGCCCACCGCCACCATCCGCAACGCCGACGACGGCAGCGCGCTCGCGACCTTCCGCCCGCCTCAGCTCGGCTCCGAGACCGCCCTCGTCGTCGTGGAGATCTACCTCCGCAACGGCGCCTGGAAGGCCCGTGCGGTCGGTCAGGGGTACGCGAACGGGCTGGCGGGCATCGCGACCGACTTCGGCGTCTCCGTGGACGAGGAGCCCGCCGCAGCCCCCGCTCCGGCCGTCACCCCCGCCCCCGTGGCAGCGCCCCCCGCAGCGCCCGCCGCACCGCCGTCCGACCCTCGGGTCGCCGCATCCGCTCCGCCCGCCCCCTCCGCGCCTCCGGCCGCTGCCGCCCCCGGCACCGGGAAGATCAACCTGGACAAGGGCCGGGTCAGCCTCCAGAAGAACCAGACCGTCTCCCTGGTCAAGGGCGGCCGCCCGCTGCTGTCCCAGGTCAAGATGGGCCTCGGCTGGGAGCCCGCCTTCCGCGGCAAGGACATCGACCTCGACGCCTCCGTGATCGCGTACGGCCCCAACCGCAACCACCTGGACAGCTGCTACTTCGGCAAGCTCTCGATCCTCAACGGCGCGATCAAGCACTCCGGTGACAACCTCACGGGTGAGGGCGCGGGCGACGACGAGGTGATCGTCGTGGATCTGGGCCGGCTCCCCGCGGATGCGACGGGTCTGGTCTTCACCGTCAATTCGTTCTCGGGACAGAAGTTCACCGAGGTCGCCAAGGCCTACTGCCGCCTGATCGACGCAGCGACGGGCGAGGAACTGGTCCGCTTCGATCTGACCGGCGCGGAGCCGCAGACCGGCGTGATGATGGCCAAGCTGGTCAAGCAGTTCTCGGGCGAATGGGACATGACAGCCATGGGTGACTTCGTGAAGTCCCGCACGGTACGCGGCATGGTGAAGCCCGCCGCAAAGGCACTGTGA